GCCAATTATGCTAAGGAAGACCATTAATTGATTTATTGATTGAGCTATGGCAGCAGCAATAAAACCAAATCCTGCGATAAGAATACCAACTCCCATTATCTGCCGTGGGCCGAACCGATCACTTAAATATCCCCATGGAACTGCAAGAATGCCATAGCATAAATACATTGGAAAGCTGATAGAGATTGCTTCTGATGGCGATATCGCAAGGTCTCTGCTGATTGGCATTACCAGAGCAGGGAAAACAAGGATGAAAAGATGCGTAAGATAATGAGCAGCGCTTGTAAATATCAAAATTTTTTTCTCGTTAGTATCCATTATTGAATTCTCCATTTTTAAAAATTATAGCTTTCACAAGCATTATTTTTCAACATAGATGTCAACACTGGGGCGCAGTTTTGCGCAGGTATCCAAAACACCATGTATCGGATGATCTGTAAAGTATTGAATAAGTTCTTGGTTGATTTTGTATATATAGTCAATCTGCGGATAAACCTGTTCTTCTAACATGTAATGGAATCGAGGGGCCCATTTGCGAGCGCCAAATCTGGCTGTAATAGAGCAGTTGTCGATCATATAGGATAAACCCCTTGCATGCATATATGGGTTTAGCGAATCAACCGCTTCAATAACTGATTCATTGGCTATCTCTGAGTAAGCATGTCCCTTTTCTTTTAAAATATCAATCTGAGCTGTAATTATTGCCAGGTATACTCCTGCAGTAAAGGGATGCAATTGGATATTGTCATTCATTCGATGCTCGCGTACTTTATTTCCAACCTGCCACATCTTAGTATTTTCGATTTTTGTCATTGGATAGAGTTCTGTCCTTTTAACAGCCATCAGAATTGATCGAATCTCATTGCCTGTATCTACTTCGTCATAAATTTCATATAATAGCCCCAGGGCCGGGTTGTATGTAGCGCAAAATGCTTTTTCAAATATTTTTTTTTCATTACCGTGAAAAAATTCGTAAACAGCCAAAAGTCCTTTTTTTGATATTAACCTGGATATAGGACCAACGATCGATTCAACAGTTGATAGATAGGCATGCTTCGAGTTCATTCCATGCGATATATAACGCATGAATAAACTCTCAACAACTCCGTAAACTGCGCCCAGCAGTATCCCTCTTTCTCCGAAGATATCTGACTTATATTCATTTTCCAGGGTCGTGATAAAAGAGAAGGGCGCTCCAATTGCAATCGACCAACCCAGGGCATAATCAACTGCATTGCCTGTAACATCCCGGTGAATGGCAAAGCTTGTGTTGATTCCTGCTCCACCAATTTCTTTCCCCTGTTCATATAAACGTCGAACAGATAGCCCCATGCCTTTGGGGCATACTCCAATTATATTTATATTATCCGGAAAACTTATCCCTTCTGTATTTATATAGCCCAATAAAAAACCGTGTGAAAATCCTAGAGTAGCGCCCGGTTTAATATTTTTGATGATTTCCGGATAAAGCTCCACCTGGGCTGCGTCTGAGATCAATATTATTACTAAATCCGATTCCGCCACAACCTGTAACAATTCGCCAATTCCATTAGTGTTAGCTGAAAATCCGGCCTTTTCTGCACTGGATATGGAAGCGGAGCCTTTGCGCAAACCTACCTTTACATTTATTCCTGTTCCCTTCAGGGAATCACGCAGGTTCTGTGACTGGGCAAAACCTTGAGACCCCCAGCCTATGACTCCAATTTGATTAATACCCATAAAGGCCTGCTTTAATTTTGAAAATAATTGTCTTCCACCTTTGACAATATACTCTTTCTCTTTTCCCAGATATACTGCTTCCTTCTTGAAAATCCGACTTTCAAAATCTAATCCCATAATGGCCTCCTTTGTTATATGAGGTTATTTGCTATTAAATGACAGATATATAATAATCAAAAAATGTGATTGTGTAAAATGAAATAATATGAATATAATGTTTCAAATTTTGCAATATGGGAGAATGAATCTATGGATTACGATTCACTTAAACTATTTTTACATTTAACAGAGACTCTTCATTTCGCAAAGACAAGCAGGGCCTGTTTTGTCAGTCCTTCCGGACTCAGCCGCGCGATTCAGCGTCTGGAAAAAGAGGTTGGGGAAAGTCTTT
This is a stretch of genomic DNA from Spirochaetota bacterium. It encodes these proteins:
- a CDS encoding ketol-acid reductoisomerase encodes the protein MGLDFESRIFKKEAVYLGKEKEYIVKGGRQLFSKLKQAFMGINQIGVIGWGSQGFAQSQNLRDSLKGTGINVKVGLRKGSASISSAEKAGFSANTNGIGELLQVVAESDLVIILISDAAQVELYPEIIKNIKPGATLGFSHGFLLGYINTEGISFPDNINIIGVCPKGMGLSVRRLYEQGKEIGGAGINTSFAIHRDVTGNAVDYALGWSIAIGAPFSFITTLENEYKSDIFGERGILLGAVYGVVESLFMRYISHGMNSKHAYLSTVESIVGPISRLISKKGLLAVYEFFHGNEKKIFEKAFCATYNPALGLLYEIYDEVDTGNEIRSILMAVKRTELYPMTKIENTKMWQVGNKVREHRMNDNIQLHPFTAGVYLAIITAQIDILKEKGHAYSEIANESVIEAVDSLNPYMHARGLSYMIDNCSITARFGARKWAPRFHYMLEEQVYPQIDYIYKINQELIQYFTDHPIHGVLDTCAKLRPSVDIYVEK